CGGTCCACCGCCCAGCGGCCGATGGTCACCGCCACCACGCCGGTCACGAAGACCAGCAGCGCGGTGAATGCCGCGAACGACGTGAGCTCGCTGATCAGGTTGCCGGTGTAGAGCACCGGGTAGAACAGCCCGATGAACCAGCACACCAGGTCGCCGAGCAGACCGGCGATCAGGCCGGCCACCAGCCAGACCATCGCCAGGTCCTGGCGGCGGTCCGGATCGGATTGTGCGCGGGCGTCGGCGCGGCCGTCGAAATAGGCCCACAGGATTGCCGGGATCGCCAGGAAGAGACCCAGCACGGGGCTGATCCATCCGGCCTGTGTCGGGAAGGCATCCACCAGCGCCCCCTGGATCAACCGGAGGACGACCACGACCGCCGCGAACACGAGTCCGCGCAGCAACCACTTGCTCATGAGGGGACAGCGTAGCGAGTAGCGTCAGCGGCTGTGACGATTTCTCAACGCCGGGCCCGGCTGCGGCGTCGGCTGGCCGCCGCCGAATTGGACGCGATGTTGGTAACGGACCTGGTCAACGTCCGATATCTGTCCGGATTCACCGGGTCGAATGCGGCTCTACTGGTGCGGGTCGACGACGACACGCCGGTGTTGGCAACCGACGGGCGATATGTAACACAGGCGGCGGCGCAGGCGCCGGACGCCGAACTCGCCATCGAGCGGGCGTGCGCGCCGCACCTGGCCGGCCTGGCGGCGGGGTGCGGAGTGCGAAAGCTCGGCTTCGAGAGCCACGTCGTCACCGTGGACGGCTTCACCGCGCTGCAGCGGACGGCCGAGGGTGTGGAACTGGTGCGCGCCGCCGGCATGGTGGAACGGCTGCGCGAGGTCAAGGACGCGGGGGAGATCGCGATCCTGCGGCTGGCGTGCGAGGCCGCCGATGCGGCCCTGCGCGACCTGCTGGACCGCGGCGGGCTGCGGCCCGGCCGCACCGAGAAAGAGGTCCGCCGCGACCTGGAATCACTGATGCTCGACCACGGCGCCGACGGGGTGTCCTTCGAGACGATCGTGGCCACCGGCGCCAATTCGGCGATCCCGCACCATCGGCCCACCGATGCGGTCCTGACCGACGGTGACTTCGTGAAGATCGACTTCGGGGCGCTGGTCGCCGGCTACCACTCCGATATGACCCGCACCTTCGTACTGGGCCAGGCCGCGCAATGGCAGCTGGACGTGTATCAGCTGGTGGCGGACGCGCAGCGGGCCGGTCGGGAAGCACTCGCCCCGGGCGTCGCACTCAAGGAGGTCGACGCCGCGTCACGGCAGGTGATCGCCGACGCCGGTTTCGCCGAGAACTTCGGGCACGGGCTGGGGCACGGGGTCGGACTGCAGATCCACGAAGCGCCGGGAATCAGTGCTTCAGCCGCCGGTACACTGCTTGCTGGCGCTGCGGTCACCGTGGAGCCCGGCGTGTATCTGCCCGGTAGGGGTGGTGTCCGGATCGAGGACACCCTGGTTGTCGGCAGCGAGAACGCACCCATACCCGAGTTACTCACCCGGTTCCCCAAGGAACTGGCTGTGATCACCTGACCGAGGAGCTGTACTAACCGTGGCATCAACCGCCGACTTCAAGAATGGGCTCGTTCTTCAGATCGATGGCCAGTTGTGGCAGATCATCGAGTTCCAGCACGTCAAGCCCGGCAAGGGCCCGGCCTTCGTACGCACCAAGCTGAAGAACGTGGTGTCCGGCAAGGTTGTCGACAAGACCTACAACGCCGGTGTGAAGGTGGAGACCGCCACCGTCGACCGCCGCGACGCCACCTACCTGTACCGCGACGGCAGCGACTTCGTCTTCATGGACTCCGAAGACTTCGAACAGAATCCGCTGCCCGAGGCGCTGGTGGGCCGGCTGGCCGGCTTCCTTCTGGAGAACATGCCCGTCCAGATCGCCTTCCACGACGGCGTGCCGCTGTATCTCGAGCTGCCCGTCACCGTGGAACTCGTCGTCGCCCACACCGAGCCGGGCCTGCAGGGCGACCGCTCCAACGCCGGCACCAAGCCTGCGACGTTGGAGACCGGCGCCGAGATCCAGGTGCCGCTGTTCATCAACACCGGCGACAAGCTGAAGGTCGACTCGCGCGACGGTAACTACCTCGGACGGGTGAATGGCTAGGACGGGCGAGCGGAGCGACGGGAATGTCTGATCGTCGCGGCGACCGCGGCCGGCATCAGGCCCGCAAGCGGGCCGTCGACCTGCTGTTCGAAGCCGAGGCGCGCGGGATCACCGCCGCCGAGGCGGCGGACGGACGAAACAAGCTGTCGCACACCCAGGCCGATATCAACCCGTTGAACCCGTACACCCTCACGGTGACGCACGGGGTCACCGAACAGGCCGCGCACGTCGACGACCTGATCTCCTCGCATCTGCAGGGCTGGACGCTGGAGCGGCTGCCCGCGGTGGACCGGGCGATCCTGCGGGTCGCGGTGTGGGAACTGCTGCACGCCGAGGATGTGCCGGAGCCGGTCGCGGTGGACGAGGCCGTCGAGCTGGCCAAGGAATTGTCCACCGATGAGTCACCGGCGTTCGTCAACGGTGTGCTGGGGCAGGTCATGCTGGTGACCCCGCAGATCCGCGCTGCGGCCGCGGCGCTGCGTCCCGCCGACGGCGGATCCCCGGACAGCGGAGAGTAGACGATGCCGCACGACTGGGCGCCCTATACGAGCGTGCAGGATGCGGCCTCGGTTTATCTGCGCGACCCCGAACTGGCCCTGGAACAACTCAGGTCGGTCATCGAGTTCCCCGGCATCGCCGCGTTCATCATGTCGCGCGGCGAGACCGAGGAGCGCGAGGGCACCGCGCTGTGGCAGGAAGTGGTGGCCACCGACGGGCTGCGGCTGATCATGTGGCGTGCCGACGACGAGTTCGTCGACGACCGAAGGCAATTGAACTCGTCGGTGCGCACCATTCTGTTGTCGACGATCAGCGACCACATCCTGAGCACCCAGTACGAGGTTCTCGGTGACGGCACCCGTCGGCTGTCCGAGGTCCGGCTGCGGATGTATACCCAGTTGGTGACCCGCGTCCGGCGGACCTCGGCCACCGACAGCGACCTGTACTGCGAGTCGTTCCGGTACACCAAGACCGTCGACAACGGCGGCCTGGCACAGATGGAACGGCTGCTGCAGTTCGGCCGGGTGTTGTCGCGCTCGATGTAGTGACGCGGTCTCCGGGACGGGTATGAAAGTGCCCACCTCGCAGCGACATTCGAGCGACAATCCAGCCTCAGAAATTTCTTTGGCCTCTTTCGTCCCTGCTGTCACATCCTGTCATGATTTGTCGGTGGTCGCACGTATGTTCGAATCATGAAGTCGGACGCGGTGGCCAGTCGGGAGACGGTGCAGGATGCACTCTCCGATCACGCCGCGTCCACCAAAGCCTTGCTGGATGCCGACTTCACGGTGTTCGACACCGCGGAGTTATTGGCCATCCAATCCGAGCGCGAACTGCGGGCGCGCGCGGACGAGATGATCGGGCACCGCATCCAGGCCGCGCTGATGGACCGGGCCGGCGCGCACGAGATCGGTGGGAAGTCCTGGGTCGATGTGCTGGCCACTCGGATGCGGATCAGCCGTGCCGAGGCCGCCCGCCGGGTGTCGGGCGCTGAACTCCTGGGCCCCCGGCACGCCATCGGCGGGGAGGTATTGGAGCCGGTGCTGGCGGCCTGTGCCGCCGCGTTGGCCGAAGGATCGATCTGTGCGGCACACATCAAAGTGGTCCGGGCGACAATGACATCCGCCTCGGGCCGGATGACAGGTACCGAGTTGGCGGACTTGGAGGTGTCGCTGGTCGCCGCGGCCAAGACCACGACCCCGGAAACCCTGGAAAAGGCCGCCGAACGGGTGCTCTACAAACTCAACCAGGACGGCGATGGCCCCGATGTCGCGCGGCATAAGCGGGGCATCACCCTGGGTGCGCAGGATGCCGACGGGCTGGTGCGCATCACCGGCTGGGTGGATGCGGAGCTGGCCGCGTATCTGGGCACCGTGCAGGAGGTGTGGGGCCGGCCCGGGGTCAACAACCCCGATGACGCTGAGCCCAAGCTCAATCCGGACCCGAGCCCGCTCGAAGACGAACCCGGGCCGGCGTGCGATCCGGCGGGTGCAGAGCCCTTCGCCGACGCCGACACAGCAGAAGATCCCGACCCCAACCACCCCGCCAACTTCGGGGCCCTGGCCGATCTGGCCGCCGGTGACACCCGCACCCGGGCTCAACGTTTGCACGATGCCTTCAAGGCGATCCTGCGTGATGCCCTGATGGCCAAGAGCCTCGGCCAGCACAACGGGATCCCGGTCACCATGGTGGTGTCCACGACGTTGGCGGAGTTGGAGGCCGGGGCCGGGATCGCGGTCACCGGGACCGGCACGCTGATGCCCATGCCGGATCTGATCCGCCTGGCCGAACAGGCGTATCACTACCTGGTGGTGTACCGAAAACACACCGCCGAACCGCTCTATCTCGGGCGCACCAAACGCCTGGCCAGCAAGGCCCAACGCCTACTGCTCTACAACCGCGACCGGGGCTGCACCCGGCCCGGCTGCACCAAGGCCGCGTGTCAGTGCCAGGCCCATCACGCCGAACCCAGCTGGAACAACGGCGGACTCACCGACGCCCCCACCCTCGCCCTGGGCTGCGGCCCCGACAACCGGCTCGCCGAAATGGGCTGGACCACCAGCATCGACCACGACACCGGGCGGGTCCACTGGCACCCACCCCCACTGATGGACACCGGCGGTGACACCCTCAACCACCACTTCCACCCCGAAGAACTCCTCCCACCGGAGGAAGGCGCGGGCGGGGCGAACTGTTGATTGGCCCCGACGCGCTGGAACCGGCCTAGAGCCCCAGCCCCTGGTAGGTGCGGCGGACGAATTTCGGTTGTGCCATCCGGAGTTTGGCCATCGAGGTGTTGCCCGCGACCTGTGCGATATCGGCGGTCAGATCGGGAAAGTTCTGGATCAGGTACATCACGATGACGTCATTGGCCGGGTCGGCCTGCCACCAGGTGCCGTAGGCGCCGGGCCAGCCGAAGGTCCCGATCCCGCCGGGGCCGAAGAACCGCTCGGACTGGGCCGGGTCGGTCACCACCGACATGCTCAGCCCGAATCCGCGCCCGATCCAGAACGGCACCCCGAGGAAGTTGTGTTCCTTCTGGTCGGGGTGCAACCGGTCGGTGCGCATCAACTGGGTCGACTCCTCGGAGAGCACCCGGACACCGTCGACGGTGCCGCCGCCCAGCAGCATTCGGGCGAACTTCAGGTAGTCGTCGGCGGTGGACATCAGGCCGCTGCCGCCGGAGCAGAACTCCGGGGGAGTCAGCGGCGGGGGACCCATGACATCGTCCCGCAGGGACCCGTCTGTGGTCAGGCCGTACATGGTGGCCATCCGGCGGCGCTGGGTCAGGCTGAGCGCGAAACCGGTGTCCGACATGCCCAGCGGCTCGAAGATCCGCTCGGCGAGCAGCTCGTGCAGCGGTTGGCCGGCCATCCGGGCGATGGCGATGCCCAGCACGTCGGTGCCGTGGCTGTAGGTGATGCGGGCCCCGGGCTGATGTACCAGCGGCAGTTCGGCCAGCTCGGCCAGCCAGCGCTCCTCGTTCTGCCGGTGTGACAACCGGGCGTAGGCCTTGGCCAGTGGCCCGGTGATGGAGAACGGATAGGCCAGCCCCGCACGGTGGGTCATCAGATCGTCGAAGGTGATGGGCCGGCGCAGCGGCTCGGTGACATCGAGTTCACCGGTCGGCCGGGTCAGCACCCGCAGCCCGGCGATCTCGGGCACCCAGCGGGCCACCGGGTCGTCGAGGGTGAACCGGCCCTCGTCCATCAGCGTCATCGCCGCGGCCACCGTGACCGG
This region of Mycolicibacterium diernhoferi genomic DNA includes:
- the efp gene encoding elongation factor P — translated: MASTADFKNGLVLQIDGQLWQIIEFQHVKPGKGPAFVRTKLKNVVSGKVVDKTYNAGVKVETATVDRRDATYLYRDGSDFVFMDSEDFEQNPLPEALVGRLAGFLLENMPVQIAFHDGVPLYLELPVTVELVVAHTEPGLQGDRSNAGTKPATLETGAEIQVPLFINTGDKLKVDSRDGNYLGRVNG
- a CDS encoding serine hydrolase domain-containing protein, producing the protein MNLDNNAASITEAIDSGLLAGAVTLVWHAGQVVQVNELGHRDVAAGLPMQRDTVFRIASMSKPVTVAAAMTLMDEGRFTLDDPVARWVPEIAGLRVLTRPTGELDVTEPLRRPITFDDLMTHRAGLAYPFSITGPLAKAYARLSHRQNEERWLAELAELPLVHQPGARITYSHGTDVLGIAIARMAGQPLHELLAERIFEPLGMSDTGFALSLTQRRRMATMYGLTTDGSLRDDVMGPPPLTPPEFCSGGSGLMSTADDYLKFARMLLGGGTVDGVRVLSEESTQLMRTDRLHPDQKEHNFLGVPFWIGRGFGLSMSVVTDPAQSERFFGPGGIGTFGWPGAYGTWWQADPANDVIVMYLIQNFPDLTADIAQVAGNTSMAKLRMAQPKFVRRTYQGLGL
- a CDS encoding B-4DMT family transporter: MSKWLLRGLVFAAVVVVLRLIQGALVDAFPTQAGWISPVLGLFLAIPAILWAYFDGRADARAQSDPDRRQDLAMVWLVAGLIAGLLGDLVCWFIGLFYPVLYTGNLISELTSFAAFTALLVFVTGVVAVTIGRWAVDRKAPPFVRRREGDEERADTDVFAAVQPGADETAETSK
- a CDS encoding HNH endonuclease signature motif containing protein, which gives rise to MKSDAVASRETVQDALSDHAASTKALLDADFTVFDTAELLAIQSERELRARADEMIGHRIQAALMDRAGAHEIGGKSWVDVLATRMRISRAEAARRVSGAELLGPRHAIGGEVLEPVLAACAAALAEGSICAAHIKVVRATMTSASGRMTGTELADLEVSLVAAAKTTTPETLEKAAERVLYKLNQDGDGPDVARHKRGITLGAQDADGLVRITGWVDAELAAYLGTVQEVWGRPGVNNPDDAEPKLNPDPSPLEDEPGPACDPAGAEPFADADTAEDPDPNHPANFGALADLAAGDTRTRAQRLHDAFKAILRDALMAKSLGQHNGIPVTMVVSTTLAELEAGAGIAVTGTGTLMPMPDLIRLAEQAYHYLVVYRKHTAEPLYLGRTKRLASKAQRLLLYNRDRGCTRPGCTKAACQCQAHHAEPSWNNGGLTDAPTLALGCGPDNRLAEMGWTTSIDHDTGRVHWHPPPLMDTGGDTLNHHFHPEELLPPEEGAGGANC
- the nusB gene encoding transcription antitermination factor NusB — encoded protein: MSDRRGDRGRHQARKRAVDLLFEAEARGITAAEAADGRNKLSHTQADINPLNPYTLTVTHGVTEQAAHVDDLISSHLQGWTLERLPAVDRAILRVAVWELLHAEDVPEPVAVDEAVELAKELSTDESPAFVNGVLGQVMLVTPQIRAAAAALRPADGGSPDSGE
- a CDS encoding aminopeptidase P family protein, encoding MTISQRRARLRRRLAAAELDAMLVTDLVNVRYLSGFTGSNAALLVRVDDDTPVLATDGRYVTQAAAQAPDAELAIERACAPHLAGLAAGCGVRKLGFESHVVTVDGFTALQRTAEGVELVRAAGMVERLREVKDAGEIAILRLACEAADAALRDLLDRGGLRPGRTEKEVRRDLESLMLDHGADGVSFETIVATGANSAIPHHRPTDAVLTDGDFVKIDFGALVAGYHSDMTRTFVLGQAAQWQLDVYQLVADAQRAGREALAPGVALKEVDAASRQVIADAGFAENFGHGLGHGVGLQIHEAPGISASAAGTLLAGAAVTVEPGVYLPGRGGVRIEDTLVVGSENAPIPELLTRFPKELAVIT